Proteins encoded together in one Cyanobium sp. WAJ14-Wanaka window:
- the ispG gene encoding (E)-4-hydroxy-3-methylbut-2-enyl-diphosphate synthase, with the protein MDWENDPRFDTVIHRRQTRNVRVGSVWIGSDHPVVVQSMINEDTLDIEGATAGIRRLHEAGCEIVRLTVPSLAHAKAVKEIRQKLEDTYQPVPLVADVHHNGMKIALEVAQHVDKVRINPGLFVFDKPDPNRTSFSEEEIAEIGERIAATFEPLVSLLKAQDKALRIGVNHGSLAERMLFAYGDTPAGMVESALEFIRICDRLDFHNIVVSMKASRAPVMLSAYRLMAYRMDAEGFNYPLHLGVTEAGDGDYGRIKSTAGIATLLADGLGDTIRVSLTEAPEKEIPVCYSILQALGLRKTMVEYVACPSCGRTLFNLEEVLHVVRNATAHLTGLDIAVMGCIVNGPGEMADADYGYVGKTPGTISLYRGRDEIRRVPEAEGVEALIALIKEDGRWFDP; encoded by the coding sequence ATGGATTGGGAGAACGATCCCCGCTTCGACACGGTCATCCATCGCCGCCAAACCCGCAATGTGCGGGTGGGAAGTGTCTGGATTGGCAGCGACCACCCGGTGGTTGTGCAGTCGATGATCAACGAGGACACCCTTGACATCGAGGGTGCAACGGCCGGAATCCGCCGCCTGCATGAGGCTGGCTGCGAGATCGTGCGCCTCACCGTGCCGAGCCTGGCCCATGCCAAGGCGGTAAAGGAGATTCGCCAAAAGCTGGAAGACACCTACCAGCCGGTGCCCCTGGTGGCCGACGTGCACCACAACGGCATGAAGATTGCCCTGGAGGTGGCCCAGCACGTCGACAAGGTGCGGATCAATCCGGGGCTTTTTGTCTTCGATAAGCCAGATCCAAACCGCACTTCCTTCTCCGAGGAGGAAATCGCTGAGATTGGCGAGCGGATCGCCGCCACCTTCGAACCCCTGGTCAGCCTGCTCAAGGCCCAGGACAAGGCCCTGCGCATTGGCGTGAACCATGGCTCCCTGGCGGAGCGGATGTTGTTTGCCTACGGCGACACCCCGGCAGGGATGGTGGAGTCGGCCTTGGAATTCATTCGCATCTGCGATCGGCTCGACTTCCACAACATCGTGGTTTCGATGAAGGCTTCCCGGGCGCCAGTGATGCTTTCGGCCTATCGCCTGATGGCCTATCGCATGGATGCCGAGGGTTTCAATTACCCCCTCCACCTGGGGGTTACGGAAGCCGGCGATGGCGATTACGGCCGCATCAAAAGCACGGCGGGCATTGCCACCCTGCTGGCCGATGGCCTGGGCGACACGATCCGGGTATCCCTCACCGAGGCCCCAGAGAAGGAAATCCCCGTCTGCTACTCGATTCTGCAGGCCCTAGGGCTGCGCAAGACGATGGTGGAATACGTGGCCTGCCCCAGCTGCGGGCGCACCCTCTTCAACCTCGAGGAGGTGCTGCATGTGGTGCGCAACGCCACTGCCCACCTAACGGGCCTAGACATCGCCGTGATGGGCTGCATTGTCAATGGACCAGGTGAGATGGCTGATGCCGATTACGGCTATGTGGGCAAAACTCCCGGCACCATTTCCCTATATCGCGGTCGTGATGAGATCCGGCGGGTGCCCGAGGCCGAGGGCGTTGAGGCCCTAATTGCCCTGATTAAGGAAGACGGCCGTTGGTTTGATCCCTAG
- a CDS encoding S41 family peptidase: MASGRSRLLVLVGVGTVSAMAAVAIPPLLAPSGAALISDSPKEVIDQTWQIVFRDYLDINGKYTPEQWRKLRRDVLTKNYGTPKEAYEAIRGMLASLDDPYTRFLDPREFKEMQIDTSGELSGVGIQLSLDKETKNLVVISPIDGSPASKAGVQPKDVITAIDGKSTKGMGTEDAVKLIRGQAGTTVTLTLRRKGQLLEVPLTRQRIELHAVEHQINTGTEGSKVGYIRLKQFTATAAKDMRLALQDLEAKGAQGYVLDLRSNPGGLLVASVEIARQWLNEGTIVSTKTRDGIQDVKRATGRALTTKPMVILVNEGSASASEILSGALQDNHRALLVGQKTFGKGLVQSVRGLSDGSGMTVTIAKYLTPSGRDIHKHGIAPDVNAKLTDQEAQRMKLEDLGTRKDPQYRVAENTLVKQLRAASATATSAGLAPGASYNPASANVPAALPNPKALAKPIAK; encoded by the coding sequence ATGGCCAGTGGACGCAGCAGGCTGCTGGTTTTGGTGGGTGTGGGCACGGTTAGTGCCATGGCTGCGGTGGCGATACCTCCCCTGCTGGCCCCCAGCGGAGCTGCCCTGATTAGCGATAGCCCCAAGGAGGTAATCGACCAGACCTGGCAGATAGTTTTCCGCGATTACCTGGATATCAACGGCAAGTACACGCCGGAACAGTGGCGCAAATTGCGCCGCGATGTGCTCACCAAGAACTACGGCACCCCCAAGGAGGCCTACGAGGCAATCCGGGGCATGCTGGCCAGCCTCGATGACCCCTACACCCGTTTCCTAGATCCCAGGGAATTCAAGGAGATGCAGATCGACACCTCCGGGGAGCTTTCCGGGGTGGGCATCCAGTTGAGCCTGGATAAGGAGACTAAAAACCTGGTGGTGATCTCCCCGATAGATGGATCGCCAGCTTCTAAGGCGGGGGTCCAGCCCAAGGATGTGATCACAGCCATTGATGGCAAGAGCACCAAGGGCATGGGCACCGAGGACGCGGTCAAGTTGATTCGCGGCCAGGCCGGCACCACCGTGACCCTCACCCTCAGGCGCAAGGGTCAATTGCTTGAGGTGCCCCTCACCCGCCAGCGCATCGAGTTGCACGCGGTGGAGCACCAGATCAACACCGGCACCGAAGGGAGCAAGGTGGGCTATATCCGGCTTAAGCAGTTCACGGCAACTGCCGCCAAGGACATGCGCCTGGCCCTCCAAGACCTGGAGGCAAAAGGGGCCCAGGGCTATGTGCTCGATCTGCGCAGTAACCCCGGTGGCCTGCTGGTGGCAAGCGTGGAGATCGCCCGCCAGTGGCTCAACGAGGGCACGATCGTTTCCACTAAAACCCGCGATGGCATCCAGGATGTGAAGCGGGCCACGGGCCGGGCCCTCACCACCAAGCCGATGGTGATCCTGGTGAATGAGGGATCGGCCAGCGCCAGTGAAATTCTCTCTGGAGCCCTTCAGGACAACCACCGGGCCCTGCTGGTGGGCCAGAAAACCTTCGGCAAGGGTTTGGTGCAATCGGTGCGGGGGCTCTCCGACGGCTCCGGCATGACCGTGACCATCGCCAAATACCTAACCCCCAGTGGGCGTGACATCCACAAACACGGCATCGCCCCAGATGTGAATGCCAAGCTCACCGATCAGGAAGCCCAGCGGATGAAGCTGGAGGACCTGGGCACCCGCAAGGATCCCCAATATCGGGTCGCAGAGAACACCCTGGTCAAGCAATTACGGGCCGCCAGCGCCACCGCAACTAGCGCTGGCCTAGCCCCTGGGGCCAGCTACAACCCCGCCAGCGCCAATGTGCCAGCTGCCCTACCTAATCCAAAGGCCCTAGCCAAGCCCATAGCTAAGTAG
- a CDS encoding DUF6737 family protein — protein MAENGSMWAEKPWWCQPWTIVLTGLGVGSASWLFWQRWWVTAPVAAAILVWWWLFLVLVPATYRQQNGGD, from the coding sequence ATGGCTGAAAATGGTTCTATGTGGGCCGAGAAACCCTGGTGGTGTCAGCCCTGGACCATTGTCCTGACCGGTCTGGGGGTGGGATCGGCCAGCTGGCTGTTTTGGCAGCGTTGGTGGGTTACGGCTCCGGTGGCCGCGGCAATTTTGGTGTGGTGGTGGCTGTTTCTGGTGCTGGTGCCAGCCACCTACCGCCAACAGAATGGGGGGGATTGA
- the mfd gene encoding transcription-repair coupling factor, translated as MPLSPLVRQLQQVPLTAEVLERCKRPERLRLSGAGRLARALISSALAGSAEAPLLVIVPTLEEAGRWAALLELMGWGSSQLYPTSEGSPYEPLDPTSEITWGQLQVLSELMDGEGGKAASAKRFAIVATERALQPHLPPPAALSSQCLSLRKGDLIDLDQLAASLTRLGYERVPTIEQEGSWSRRGDIVDLFPVSAELPVRLELFGDELEKLREFDPASQRSLDAIEVVRLTPTGYGPLVADVLRESLPSNLEALLGVQATEQLLEGGTPEGLRRLMGLAWSQPASLLDYLPAQTLIAVDGRRHCLAHGQQWFEHAAEQADELAQEHPGLPTCLHLEPGQALAQLDAYGGFDLAELHETDNHANSFDLASRSVPSYPNAFGKLAGLVKGFVAERARVWLLSAQPSRAVALLEEHDCVTRFVPNPDDRPAIERLMEQNTPVALKSKGTAELEGLQLPAWKLVLITDREFFGQHSLAASGYVRRRSKAASRTVDPNKMQPGDFVVHRNHGIGKFLKLEKLAISGESRDYLVVQYSDGLLRVAADQLGSLGRYRATSDAPPDLNRMGGTAWTKAKERAQKTIRRVAMDLVKLYAERHQVAGFAFPPDGPWQNELEDSFPYEPTTDQVKAISDVKRDMEKAQPMDRLVCGDVGFGKTEVAIRAIFKAVTAGKQVAMLAPTTVLAQQHWRTLSERFAPYPLKVALLNRFRTTSERKAILEGLEAGKVDVVVGTHQLLGKGTNFQELGLLVVDEEQRFGVNQKEKIKALRKDVDVLTLSATPIPRTLYMSLSGVREMSLITTPPPLRRPIKTHLSALDEEAVRSALRQELDRGGQVFYVVPRVEGIEDVAAQLRSMIPGLKLLVAHGQMAEGELESAMVAFNAGEADVMLCTTIVESGLDIPRVNTILIEDAHKFGLSQLYQLRGRVGRSGIQAHAWLFYPGDASLSEAARQRLRAIQEFAQLGSGYQLAMRDMEIRGVGNLLGVEQSGQMETIGFDLYMEMLQESLAEIQGQDIPSVDDTQIDLPITAFIPGDWITENDEKIAAYRAAADCSSKEALVELAAAWVDRYGAIPAPVASLLMLMELKLVAKRCGFARIKPDKPNIALETPMEEPAFRLLRQGLPQHLHGRLVYQPSSGTTAKVLARGLGMLPMEKQLEQLMEWLNAMAAQIPGADGLNESQRLEAIKAKNEAVLAV; from the coding sequence ATGCCCCTCTCCCCCCTGGTGCGCCAGCTGCAGCAGGTGCCCCTCACGGCGGAGGTGCTGGAACGCTGTAAACGCCCTGAAAGACTGCGACTTAGCGGCGCTGGACGGTTGGCGAGGGCCCTGATCAGCAGTGCCCTGGCCGGCAGTGCGGAGGCTCCCTTGCTGGTGATCGTGCCCACCCTGGAGGAGGCCGGCCGCTGGGCGGCCCTGCTGGAGCTGATGGGCTGGGGCAGCAGCCAGCTGTATCCCACCAGCGAAGGATCCCCCTACGAACCCCTTGATCCCACCAGCGAAATCACCTGGGGGCAGCTGCAGGTGCTCAGCGAACTAATGGATGGGGAGGGCGGCAAGGCAGCCAGTGCAAAACGCTTTGCAATCGTGGCCACCGAAAGGGCCCTACAGCCCCACCTACCCCCACCGGCGGCCCTCTCCTCCCAATGCCTGAGCCTGCGCAAGGGCGATCTAATCGATCTCGACCAGCTCGCCGCCAGCCTCACCCGCCTGGGCTACGAGCGCGTACCGACGATTGAACAGGAGGGCAGCTGGAGCCGCAGGGGCGACATCGTCGACCTGTTTCCGGTGAGCGCCGAATTGCCGGTGCGATTGGAGCTGTTTGGCGATGAGCTGGAGAAGTTGCGGGAATTTGATCCGGCCAGCCAGCGCTCCCTTGATGCCATTGAGGTGGTGAGGCTTACCCCCACCGGCTACGGCCCCCTGGTTGCCGATGTGTTGAGGGAATCACTGCCCAGCAATCTGGAGGCCCTGCTGGGGGTCCAGGCCACCGAACAGCTGCTGGAGGGGGGCACCCCGGAGGGATTACGGCGGCTTATGGGCCTGGCCTGGAGCCAGCCAGCCTCCTTGCTGGATTACCTGCCCGCCCAAACCCTTATTGCGGTTGATGGTCGCCGCCATTGCCTCGCCCACGGCCAGCAGTGGTTTGAGCACGCCGCTGAGCAAGCGGATGAATTGGCCCAGGAGCATCCCGGCCTGCCCACCTGCCTGCACCTGGAACCAGGCCAGGCCCTAGCCCAGCTGGATGCCTACGGCGGCTTTGACCTGGCCGAACTGCATGAAACCGACAACCACGCCAACAGCTTCGATTTAGCCAGTCGCTCGGTGCCCTCCTACCCCAATGCCTTTGGCAAGTTGGCCGGCCTGGTGAAGGGCTTCGTGGCGGAAAGGGCCCGGGTGTGGCTGCTGTCCGCCCAACCCTCGCGGGCGGTGGCCCTGCTGGAGGAGCACGACTGCGTAACCAGGTTTGTGCCCAACCCGGACGATCGGCCAGCCATTGAGCGGCTGATGGAGCAAAACACCCCGGTGGCCTTGAAGAGCAAGGGCACCGCCGAACTGGAGGGGCTGCAGCTGCCGGCCTGGAAGCTGGTGCTGATCACGGATCGGGAATTCTTCGGCCAGCACTCCCTGGCCGCCAGCGGCTATGTGCGCAGGCGCAGCAAGGCGGCGAGTCGCACGGTCGATCCCAACAAGATGCAGCCCGGCGATTTCGTGGTGCACCGCAACCACGGCATCGGCAAATTCCTCAAGCTCGAAAAACTGGCGATCAGTGGGGAATCCCGCGACTACCTAGTGGTGCAATACAGCGATGGCCTGCTGCGGGTCGCCGCCGACCAACTCGGCAGCCTCGGCCGCTATCGGGCCACCAGCGATGCGCCCCCAGACCTGAACAGGATGGGCGGCACCGCCTGGACCAAGGCCAAGGAGCGCGCCCAGAAGACGATCCGCCGGGTGGCGATGGATCTGGTGAAGCTCTATGCGGAGCGTCACCAGGTGGCTGGTTTTGCCTTCCCCCCCGATGGCCCCTGGCAAAACGAGCTCGAAGACTCCTTCCCCTACGAGCCCACCACCGACCAGGTGAAGGCGATCAGCGATGTCAAGCGCGACATGGAAAAGGCCCAGCCGATGGACCGGTTGGTCTGCGGCGATGTGGGCTTCGGCAAAACCGAGGTGGCGATTAGGGCGATCTTTAAGGCCGTCACCGCCGGCAAACAGGTGGCCATGTTGGCGCCCACCACGGTGCTGGCCCAACAGCACTGGCGCACCCTCTCGGAGCGGTTTGCCCCCTATCCCCTCAAGGTGGCCCTACTCAATCGCTTCCGCACCACCAGCGAGCGCAAGGCAATTCTCGAGGGCCTGGAGGCCGGCAAGGTGGACGTGGTGGTGGGCACCCACCAGCTGCTGGGCAAGGGCACCAACTTCCAGGAACTGGGGCTGTTGGTGGTGGATGAGGAGCAGCGCTTTGGCGTGAATCAAAAGGAAAAGATCAAGGCCCTCAGAAAAGACGTGGACGTGCTGACGCTCTCGGCCACACCGATTCCCCGCACCCTTTACATGAGCCTCTCGGGTGTGCGGGAGATGAGCCTGATCACCACGCCGCCACCCCTAAGACGGCCGATCAAAACCCACCTCTCCGCCCTCGATGAGGAGGCGGTGCGCAGCGCCCTGCGCCAGGAATTGGACCGCGGCGGCCAGGTGTTTTATGTGGTGCCGCGGGTGGAGGGCATTGAGGATGTGGCCGCCCAGCTGCGCAGCATGATCCCCGGCCTGAAGCTGCTGGTGGCCCATGGCCAGATGGCAGAGGGGGAGCTGGAATCGGCCATGGTGGCCTTCAACGCCGGTGAAGCGGACGTGATGCTCTGCACCACGATCGTGGAGAGCGGGCTGGATATCCCCAGGGTGAACACGATCCTGATCGAGGACGCCCACAAATTCGGCCTCTCCCAGCTCTATCAATTGCGCGGTCGGGTGGGGCGCAGCGGCATCCAGGCCCACGCCTGGCTGTTCTATCCGGGCGATGCCTCCCTAAGCGAAGCGGCCCGGCAACGGCTCAGGGCAATTCAGGAATTTGCCCAACTGGGTTCTGGATATCAGCTGGCCATGCGCGACATGGAAATCCGTGGGGTCGGCAATTTGCTCGGGGTGGAGCAGAGCGGCCAGATGGAAACCATCGGCTTTGACCTCTACATGGAGATGCTGCAGGAATCCCTTGCCGAGATCCAGGGTCAGGACATCCCTTCCGTAGACGACACCCAGATCGATCTGCCGATTACGGCCTTCATCCCGGGCGATTGGATCACCGAAAACGACGAAAAGATCGCCGCCTACCGGGCCGCCGCCGATTGCAGCAGCAAGGAGGCCCTGGTCGAACTGGCCGCCGCCTGGGTGGATCGCTATGGCGCCATTCCGGCACCTGTGGCCTCCCTGCTGATGCTGATGGAGCTGAAGCTGGTGGCCAAGCGCTGTGGCTTTGCCCGCATCAAACCCGACAAGCCCAACATTGCCCTGGAAACACCGATGGAGGAGCCCGCCTTCCGGCTGCTGCGCCAGGGCCTGCCCCAGCACCTGCATGGCCGCCTGGTCTACCAGCCCAGCTCTGGCACCACCGCCAAGGTGCTGGCCAGGGGCCTGGGCATGTTGCCGATGGAAAAACAACTCGAACAGCTAATGGAATGGCTCAATGCCATGGCCGCCCAAATTCCAGGGGCCGATGGGCTCAACGAAAGTCAGCGACTGGAGGCGATCAAGGCCAAGAACGAAGCTGTCCTGGCGGTGTAA
- a CDS encoding DUF475 domain-containing protein, with protein MEAESIQSISPLIEQADRWSEVLLLLPLLVALEAVLSADNAIALAAIARSLKEPKTQRQALNLGLALALVFRLALIVAAQWVLKFWPLQLLASGYLFWLCGSHLLKVWRGNQEEGAEGAEGADPVPAQGLRSGLGSVVVTLAVTDLAFSLDSVAAAVAVTDRIVLVMAGGVIGVVALRLTAELFIRWLEVYRHLETAGYLAVGFVGLRLLARLILPDLDPPEWALLAVVAALFAWGFSQRNPSLEEA; from the coding sequence TTGGAAGCGGAGTCGATCCAGTCCATAAGCCCCCTAATTGAGCAGGCAGATCGCTGGAGCGAAGTGCTGTTGCTGCTCCCCCTGTTGGTGGCCCTGGAGGCGGTGCTCTCCGCCGACAACGCCATAGCCCTTGCTGCCATTGCCCGCTCCCTCAAGGAGCCGAAGACCCAGCGCCAGGCCCTCAACCTCGGTCTGGCCCTGGCCCTGGTGTTTCGTTTGGCCCTGATCGTGGCGGCCCAATGGGTCCTGAAGTTTTGGCCCCTGCAGCTGCTGGCCTCCGGCTATCTGTTTTGGCTGTGTGGCAGCCATCTGCTCAAGGTCTGGCGAGGCAACCAGGAGGAAGGGGCCGAGGGGGCTGAGGGGGCCGATCCGGTTCCAGCCCAGGGCTTGCGCTCGGGTCTGGGATCGGTGGTGGTCACCTTGGCTGTCACCGATTTGGCCTTTTCGCTCGACAGTGTGGCCGCAGCGGTGGCGGTCACCGATCGAATCGTGTTGGTGATGGCCGGTGGGGTGATTGGGGTGGTGGCCCTACGCCTGACGGCGGAGCTGTTTATCCGCTGGCTCGAGGTTTATAGGCACCTGGAAACGGCGGGTTATTTGGCGGTGGGTTTTGTGGGGCTGCGCCTCTTGGCTCGCCTGATCCTGCCGGACCTCGATCCGCCGGAATGGGCGTTGCTGGCCGTGGTGGCCGCCCTATTTGCCTGGGGGTTTTCCCAACGCAACCCCAGCCTGGAGGAGGCCTAG
- a CDS encoding DUF6464 family protein, whose product MQIELRQIGSDRLLESIEVESLAEVPHPGRWLVIDQRSFLVLQRSHRYQLCNGSYELATVALQVKAQVQPRDALWWQNQWVIGNPDCHFNARSPLLRCAVFPDGPCTSCGHYRPRPDGP is encoded by the coding sequence TTGCAGATCGAACTGCGCCAAATCGGCAGTGACCGTTTGCTGGAATCGATCGAGGTTGAATCGCTGGCGGAGGTGCCCCATCCTGGCCGTTGGCTGGTGATAGATCAGCGCAGTTTTTTGGTGCTACAGCGCAGCCATCGCTACCAGCTGTGCAACGGTAGTTATGAGCTGGCAACGGTGGCTCTCCAGGTGAAGGCCCAGGTCCAGCCAAGGGATGCCCTCTGGTGGCAAAACCAGTGGGTGATTGGCAATCCGGACTGCCACTTCAACGCCCGCAGCCCCCTGTTGCGCTGTGCCGTCTTTCCCGACGGGCCCTGCACCAGCTGCGGCCACTACAGGCCCCGGCCTGATGGCCCCTAG
- a CDS encoding DEAD/DEAH box helicase: MGAPILKAVAEKGYTQPSPIQAQCIPAVMAGRDVMAAAQTGTGKTAGFTLPMLERLRHGPHAKAGIVRALVLTPTRELAAQVAESVRAYGRYLDLRSDVVFGGVKVNPQISRLQKGTDILVATPGRLMDLHQQRALRLDRVEILVLDEADRMLDMGFIRDIQKILALVPPKRQNLLFSATFSGEIRKLATGLLHQPVQLQASPENRTAATVEHLLHPCDMDRKGDLLSHLIRSNDWQQVLVFSRTKHGANRMAERLVREGIGAAAIHGNKSQGARTRALADFKGGQLRVLVATDLAARGIDIHQLPHVVNLDLPNQAEDYVHRIGRTGRAGHNGHAISLVAAEECELLRAIERLIGTALPRQEVPGFEPKVLRAAPLDLSGGRGKGRRPGGSGAGAGSRRPPTKARGSARPARPNW, translated from the coding sequence CTGGGTGCCCCAATTCTTAAAGCCGTAGCGGAGAAGGGCTACACCCAGCCTTCACCGATCCAGGCCCAGTGCATCCCCGCTGTGATGGCTGGCCGGGATGTGATGGCTGCCGCCCAAACAGGTACCGGCAAGACCGCCGGCTTCACCCTGCCGATGCTGGAGCGGCTCCGCCACGGCCCCCATGCCAAGGCCGGCATCGTGCGGGCCCTAGTGCTCACCCCCACCCGTGAACTGGCGGCCCAGGTGGCCGAAAGCGTGCGGGCCTACGGCCGCTATCTCGACCTCCGCAGTGATGTGGTGTTCGGTGGGGTGAAGGTGAATCCCCAGATCTCGCGCCTCCAGAAGGGAACCGACATCCTGGTGGCCACCCCTGGCCGGCTGATGGACCTCCATCAGCAGCGGGCCCTGCGCCTGGACCGGGTGGAGATTCTGGTGCTGGATGAGGCGGATCGGATGCTCGACATGGGCTTCATCCGGGATATCCAAAAGATCCTGGCCCTGGTGCCGCCCAAGCGCCAAAACTTGCTTTTCTCAGCCACCTTTTCCGGCGAAATTCGCAAGCTGGCCACCGGGCTCCTGCACCAGCCAGTGCAGCTCCAGGCCAGCCCCGAAAACCGCACGGCAGCCACTGTTGAGCATTTGCTCCATCCCTGCGACATGGATCGCAAGGGGGATCTGCTCAGCCATTTGATTCGCAGCAACGACTGGCAGCAGGTGCTGGTGTTTTCGCGCACCAAGCACGGCGCCAACCGCATGGCCGAGCGCCTGGTGAGGGAGGGAATTGGGGCTGCGGCCATCCATGGCAACAAGAGCCAGGGTGCCCGTACCCGCGCCCTTGCCGACTTCAAGGGCGGCCAGTTGCGGGTGCTGGTGGCTACCGATTTGGCTGCCCGGGGGATTGATATTCACCAGCTTCCCCATGTGGTCAACCTTGACCTGCCGAACCAGGCCGAGGACTATGTGCACCGCATCGGCCGCACTGGCCGGGCCGGCCACAACGGCCATGCCATCTCCCTGGTGGCGGCAGAGGAATGTGAGTTGCTGCGGGCGATCGAGCGGCTGATTGGTACGGCCCTGCCCCGTCAGGAAGTGCCCGGTTTTGAACCGAAGGTGCTCAGGGCCGCTCCCCTCGACCTCAGCGGTGGCCGGGGCAAGGGCAGGCGCCCTGGGGGCTCTGGTGCGGGGGCCGGTTCCCGCCGCCCGCCGACCAAGGCCCGGGGTAGCGCCCGGCCAGCTCGGCCCAATTGGTAG
- the fmt gene encoding methionyl-tRNA formyltransferase yields MDVLFWGTPAYAVASLDALAAAGHRICGVVSQPDRRRGRGKDLVASPVKARALSLGIPVFTPERIRTDLDCQRQLAELGAAISVVVAFGQILPPEVLAQPPLGCWNGHGSLLPRWRGAAPIQWSLLEGDQQTGVGIMAMEAGLDTGPVLLERAIPIGLLQNAQELAAQLAELTGQLFVEALPSIEAAGAGPEAERLGRLGVVPQEQATMTYARMLAKADFMVDWGRQALAIHRQVMGLYPGATTSWQNKRFKVQSSEPMIPRLIEQLSPEVQPLLGRYGSNSSNSDQDQAGTVIAVEEGLGLVVATGGCPILVRSGQLEGKAASSGQSMVQQLGAKAGDRFD; encoded by the coding sequence ATGGACGTTCTCTTCTGGGGCACCCCCGCCTATGCCGTAGCCAGCCTGGATGCCCTGGCAGCAGCCGGTCACCGCATCTGCGGTGTAGTGAGCCAGCCCGATCGCCGGCGCGGCCGGGGCAAGGATTTGGTGGCTTCTCCGGTTAAGGCCCGGGCCCTCAGCCTGGGCATTCCTGTGTTCACCCCAGAGCGCATCCGCACCGATCTCGACTGCCAAAGGCAGCTGGCGGAGCTGGGGGCAGCCATCTCTGTGGTGGTGGCCTTTGGCCAGATTTTGCCCCCCGAGGTTTTGGCCCAACCGCCCCTGGGCTGCTGGAACGGCCATGGCTCGCTTTTGCCCCGCTGGCGGGGAGCGGCCCCGATCCAGTGGTCGCTGCTGGAGGGGGATCAACAAACCGGGGTCGGAATCATGGCCATGGAGGCCGGGCTCGACACCGGGCCGGTATTGCTGGAGAGGGCCATCCCGATTGGCCTGCTCCAAAACGCCCAGGAATTGGCCGCCCAACTGGCGGAGCTCACGGGGCAATTATTTGTGGAAGCCCTGCCATCGATAGAAGCGGCGGGAGCTGGCCCGGAGGCCGAAAGGCTGGGGCGCCTTGGGGTGGTGCCCCAGGAGCAGGCCACCATGACCTATGCCCGCATGTTGGCCAAGGCTGATTTCATGGTTGATTGGGGTCGGCAGGCCCTGGCCATCCACCGCCAGGTGATGGGCCTCTATCCAGGAGCCACCACCAGCTGGCAAAACAAGCGCTTCAAGGTCCAGAGCAGCGAACCCATGATCCCACGCCTAATCGAGCAACTGAGCCCCGAGGTCCAACCGCTGCTGGGGCGCTACGGCAGCAACAGCAGCAACAGCGACCAAGATCAAGCCGGAACGGTGATCGCAGTGGAGGAGGGGCTCGGCTTAGTGGTGGCCACGGGTGGCTGTCCGATCCTGGTGCGCTCAGGCCAACTGGAGGGCAAGGCCGCCTCTAGCGGCCAGAGCATGGTCCAGCAGCTGGGTGCCAAAGCCGGCGATCGTTTCGACTAG